A window from Sebastes fasciatus isolate fSebFas1 chromosome 22, fSebFas1.pri, whole genome shotgun sequence encodes these proteins:
- the LOC141760419 gene encoding uncharacterized protein LOC141760419: protein MLDKIFSLRRQDVVGKESGMEELKERWPAWFTMDEVNAEFMRITTVPLQPRFLASLDKHHSKLIDIIRNKGGVVREKTRNILKVLDQSLEVNQKRECLLKCLILYLGEDVDKLIKEYLVVQKDEAETKLERCTMAVFVIREEEDPLQPPHDIGIALEGVEVLNGLPSVAHACAMLFGFIYALNLSYPGELKYTFDALQKIFMEIEPKKMTRKVCSLSVKL, encoded by the exons ATGCTGGACAAGATTTTTTCACTACGAAGACAGGACGTTGTGGGAAAGGAATCAGGAATGGAAGAGTTGAAAGAGAGATGGCCTGCATGGTTCACAATGGATGAG gtcaATGCTGAATTCATGAGGATCACAACTGTTCCACTTCAACCGCGATTCCTGGCTTCCTTGGACAAGCACCACAGCAAGCTGATTGACATCATCAGAAACAAGGGAGGAGTTGTCAGGGAGAAAACCCGGAACATACTGAAAGTTCTTGATCAA AGCCTCGAGGTGAATCAAAAAAGAGAGTGTCTGCTGAAGTGCCTTATTTTGTACCTTGGGGAAGACGTGGACAAACTTATCAAGGAGTATCTG GTTGTGCAGAAGGATGAAGCTGAAACCAAGCTTGAGAGGTGTACAATGGCAGTGTTTGTcatcagggaggaggaggatcctCTCCAGCCACCACATGACATTGGGATTGCTCTTGAAGGTGTGGAAGTCCTTAATGGGTTGCCATCGGTCGCACATGCATGTGCCATGTTATTTGGCTTCATCTATGCTCTAAACTTGAGCTATCCAGGTGAGCTCAAATACACTTTTGATGCACTGCAGAAAATATTCATGGAGATAGAGCCAAAGAAAATGACACGCAAAGTGTGCAGTCTGAGTGTCAAGCTCTAA